One stretch of Pedobacter riviphilus DNA includes these proteins:
- a CDS encoding outer membrane beta-barrel protein yields the protein MLIAFRIPFFKQFLACLILVLFCKVASAQDSPHRWNIKPYIGLQQSKFDWSIAGNAAGANPNILSELIWKNLKGPGFGLDIKYNITKRFSVKATNQYSSITKGEAEDTDYAEDNRQGAFYFDLLNANKGYLYDASLQLSYQLLKFGEFNINPIVGLSYNQQKFHLLESANNPDSKGLNSTYEARYKGFDFGTELVLKTQKFSICATVLGSFYTYSAKANWNLIPNFAKPVSFTHKANSFSLSGGINLAVPLNKSLQVEVDYKINNINTYSGVDKAYFNRKPTEETQFNGASFRKNAVLLGLNFGF from the coding sequence ATGCTCATCGCTTTTCGGATTCCCTTTTTCAAACAATTTTTAGCCTGCTTAATCCTTGTTCTATTCTGTAAAGTCGCATCCGCACAAGATAGCCCACACCGATGGAACATAAAGCCTTATATTGGTCTCCAGCAATCTAAATTTGATTGGTCTATTGCAGGCAATGCGGCCGGAGCTAATCCAAATATATTATCAGAATTAATCTGGAAAAATCTTAAGGGACCCGGTTTTGGATTAGATATCAAATACAACATTACCAAACGGTTCAGTGTTAAAGCCACCAACCAATATAGCAGCATAACCAAGGGCGAAGCAGAGGATACCGATTACGCAGAAGATAACCGACAAGGTGCTTTTTATTTTGATCTGCTCAACGCAAATAAAGGTTACTTATACGATGCCAGTTTACAGCTCAGTTATCAACTTCTAAAATTTGGAGAATTTAACATCAATCCGATTGTTGGCCTGTCATATAATCAGCAAAAATTTCACCTATTAGAAAGTGCAAATAACCCAGATAGTAAAGGCTTAAACTCTACCTATGAAGCAAGATATAAAGGCTTCGATTTTGGAACAGAGCTCGTTCTTAAAACACAGAAATTTAGTATCTGTGCTACAGTTTTAGGTAGTTTTTATACTTATTCTGCAAAAGCCAACTGGAATTTAATCCCCAATTTTGCAAAACCAGTAAGTTTTACACACAAAGCAAATTCCTTTTCGTTAAGTGGCGGTATTAACCTGGCTGTACCATTAAACAAAAGCTTACAGGTAGAGGTTGATTATAAGATCAATAACATCAACACGTATTCCGGTGTAGATAAAGCTTATTTTAATCGTAAACCAACAGAGGAAACTCAATTTAATGGCGCAAGTTTCAGAAAAAATGCAGTATTGCTGGGGTTAAATTTTGGCTTTTAA